From a region of the Rhinolophus sinicus isolate RSC01 linkage group LG04, ASM3656204v1, whole genome shotgun sequence genome:
- the CORO2A gene encoding coronin-2A isoform X1, with protein sequence MSWHPQYRSSKFRHVFGKPASKEHCYDSVPITQSVHDNHFCAVNPHFIAVVTECAGGGAFFVIPLHQTGKLDPHYPKVCGHKGNILDIKWNPFDDFEIASCSEDATIKIWDIPKQLLTKNLTACRKELVGHSRRVGLVEWHPTAANILFSAGYDYKVMVWNLDTKESVIMSPVKTIDCHQDVILSMSFNTNGSLLATTCKDRKIRVLDPRAGTVLQEASYKGHRANKVLFLGNLNKLLSTGTSRWNNRQMALWDQDDLSVPLTEEDLDGSSGVLFPFYDADTNMLYMVGKGDGNIRYYEVSADKPHLNYLTEYRSSHPQKGIGVMPKRGLDVSSCEIFRFYKLITTKCLIEPVSMIVPRRSESYQEDIYPPTAGAQPSLTAREWLSGMSKGPILVSLRPGSELLSPGPLSPERPLSNPMVPASPQLLNQTEKLFAEDGRRPLSLLEEKAPRWAAEHRLEEKKTWLTNGFDIFECPPPKTENELLQMFYRQQEEIRRLRELVTQREVQAKQLELEIKNLRMSSQWF encoded by the exons ATGTCATGGCACCCCCAGTATCGGAGCTCCAAGTTCCGCCACGTCTTTGGCAAACCAGCCAGCAAGGAGCACTGCTACGACTCAGTACCCATCACCCAGAGCGTCCACGACAATCACTTCTGTGCTGTGAACCCCCACTTCATTGCAGTCGTGACTGAGTGCGCTGGTGGGGGGGCCTTCTTTGTCATCCCCCTGCACCAG ACGGGAAAGTTGGACCCCCACTACCCGAAGGTCTGCGGGCACAAAGGGAACATCTTAGACATCAAATGGAACCCTTTTGACGATTTTGAGATTGCCTCCTGTTCTGAAGATGCCACG ATTAAGATCTGGGACATCCCCAAGCAGCTGCTGACAAAGAACTTGACAGCCTGCAGGAAGGAGCTGGTGGGCCACTCCCGCAGAGTGGGCCTGGTGGAGTGGCACCCCACAGCCGCCAACATCCTCTTCAGCGCCGGCTATGACTACAAG GTGATGGTCTGGAACCTGGATACAAAGGAGTCTGTAATCATGAGCCCTGTGAAGACGATTGACTGTCACCAAGACGTGATCCTCTCCATGTCCTTCAACACCAACGGCAGCCTGTTGGCCACCACCTGTAAAGACCGCAAGATTCGGGTTCTCGACCCCCGAGCAGGGACCGTCCTCCAG GAAGCCAGCTACAAGGGGCACCGGGCCAACAAAGTGCTGTTTCTGGGGAACCTGAATAAGCTGCTGTCCACAGGCACATCCCGATGGAACAACCGGCAGATGGCCCTGTGGGACCAG gatgacctctctgtgcctctcaccGAGGAGGATCTGGATGGCTCCTCAGGCGTGCTGTTTCCCTTCTATGATGCAGACACCAACATGCTCTACATGGTGGGGAAG GGAGACGGGAACATCCGCTACTATGAGGTGAGCGCCGACAAACCTCACCTGAACTACCTGACTGAATACCGCTCCAGTCACCCACAGAAGGGAATTG GTGTCATGCCAAAGAGAGGTCTCGACGTATCCTCCTGTGAGATCTTCCGCTTCTACAAGCTGATTACAACCAAATGCCTCATTGAACCCGTATCCATGATTGTACCCCGGCGG TCGGAATCCTACCAAGAGGACATCTACCCGCCCACAGCAGGGGCCCAGCCCTCTCTGACAGCCCGGGAGTGGCTCAGTGGGATGAGTAAAg GGCCAATCCTGGTGTCCCTTAGACCTGGCTCTGAGCTGCTCAGCCCCGGACCTCTGTCCCCAGAGAGACCACTCTCCAACCCCATGGTCCCTGCCTCGCCCCAGCTCCTCAACCAGACTGAAAAGCTGTTTGCAGAAGATGGCCGGAGGCCATTATCTCTGCTGGAGGAAAAGGCACCAAGATGGGCGGCAGAACACAGGCTGGAGGAGAAGAAAACCTGGCTCACAAATGGTTTTGACATCTTCGAATGCCCCCCACCAAAGACAGAGAATGAG CTGCTACAGATGTTCTATCGGCAACAAGAGGAGATCCGAAGACTCCGGGAGCTGGTGACCCAGCGCGAGGTCCAGGCCAAACAATTGGAACTAGAGATCAAAAACTTGAGGATGAGCTCACAATGGTTCTGA
- the CORO2A gene encoding coronin-2A isoform X2 has protein sequence MSWHPQYRSSKFRHVFGKPASKEHCYDSVPITQSVHDNHFCAVNPHFIAVVTECAGGGAFFVIPLHQTGKLDPHYPKVCGHKGNILDIKWNPFDDFEIASCSEDATIKIWDIPKQLLTKNLTACRKELVGHSRRVGLVEWHPTAANILFSAGYDYKVMVWNLDTKESVIMSPVKTIDCHQDVILSMSFNTNGSLLATTCKDRKIRVLDPRAGTVLQEASYKGHRANKVLFLGNLNKLLSTGTSRWNNRQMALWDQDDLSVPLTEEDLDGSSGVLFPFYDADTNMLYMVGKGDGNIRYYEVSADKPHLNYLTEYRSSHPQKGIGVMPKRGLDVSSCEIFRFYKLITTKCLIEPWLEWSHTDPRRERLVPCGSKKSLPIKEFCSMENYLKLWAVQCNWIVSAGTPCSFSHPHLHNYSLTQETL, from the exons ATGTCATGGCACCCCCAGTATCGGAGCTCCAAGTTCCGCCACGTCTTTGGCAAACCAGCCAGCAAGGAGCACTGCTACGACTCAGTACCCATCACCCAGAGCGTCCACGACAATCACTTCTGTGCTGTGAACCCCCACTTCATTGCAGTCGTGACTGAGTGCGCTGGTGGGGGGGCCTTCTTTGTCATCCCCCTGCACCAG ACGGGAAAGTTGGACCCCCACTACCCGAAGGTCTGCGGGCACAAAGGGAACATCTTAGACATCAAATGGAACCCTTTTGACGATTTTGAGATTGCCTCCTGTTCTGAAGATGCCACG ATTAAGATCTGGGACATCCCCAAGCAGCTGCTGACAAAGAACTTGACAGCCTGCAGGAAGGAGCTGGTGGGCCACTCCCGCAGAGTGGGCCTGGTGGAGTGGCACCCCACAGCCGCCAACATCCTCTTCAGCGCCGGCTATGACTACAAG GTGATGGTCTGGAACCTGGATACAAAGGAGTCTGTAATCATGAGCCCTGTGAAGACGATTGACTGTCACCAAGACGTGATCCTCTCCATGTCCTTCAACACCAACGGCAGCCTGTTGGCCACCACCTGTAAAGACCGCAAGATTCGGGTTCTCGACCCCCGAGCAGGGACCGTCCTCCAG GAAGCCAGCTACAAGGGGCACCGGGCCAACAAAGTGCTGTTTCTGGGGAACCTGAATAAGCTGCTGTCCACAGGCACATCCCGATGGAACAACCGGCAGATGGCCCTGTGGGACCAG gatgacctctctgtgcctctcaccGAGGAGGATCTGGATGGCTCCTCAGGCGTGCTGTTTCCCTTCTATGATGCAGACACCAACATGCTCTACATGGTGGGGAAG GGAGACGGGAACATCCGCTACTATGAGGTGAGCGCCGACAAACCTCACCTGAACTACCTGACTGAATACCGCTCCAGTCACCCACAGAAGGGAATTG GTGTCATGCCAAAGAGAGGTCTCGACGTATCCTCCTGTGAGATCTTCCGCTTCTACAAGCTGATTACAACCAAATGCCTCATTGAACCC TGGCTGGAATGGTCACATACGGATCCAAGAAGGGAGAGACTTGTCCCATGTGGCTCAAAAAAGTCCCTCCCAATCAAGGAATTTTGCTCTATGGAAAACTACCTTAAACTCTGGGCTGTGCAGTGCAACTGGATAGTCTCAGCTGGAACCCCTTGCtcattctcccacccccacctccacaatTACTCTTTGACCCAAGAGACCCTCTAG